In the genome of Pseudomonas putida, one region contains:
- a CDS encoding helix-turn-helix domain-containing protein has protein sequence MSGFGPRLREERERLGLTQRVFGDIGGVEPNAQGKYESGERTPRADYLAALAKRGVDALYVLSGVHTPVPLDSLTVDEDRVLALFRRLPEADKRALRHLLQRLAGEASEREVGQVRTLGRPVIFDDALT, from the coding sequence ATGAGTGGATTTGGTCCGCGTCTGCGGGAAGAACGTGAGCGCCTGGGCCTCACCCAGCGGGTGTTTGGCGACATCGGTGGTGTCGAGCCCAATGCCCAAGGCAAATATGAAAGCGGTGAGCGTACGCCGAGGGCTGATTACCTGGCCGCGCTGGCCAAGCGCGGCGTGGACGCGCTCTATGTACTCAGCGGCGTGCATACCCCGGTGCCACTGGACAGCCTGACCGTCGACGAGGACCGCGTGCTGGCGCTGTTCCGCCGCTTGCCCGAGGCCGACAAGCGTGCCTTGCGTCACCTGTTGCAGCGCCTGGCGGGAGAGGCGAGCGAGCGGGAAGTCGGCCAGGTGCGCACGCTGGGTCGGCCTGTGATTTTCGATGATGCTTTGACCTAG
- a CDS encoding GNAT family N-acetyltransferase encodes MPLELVPATDAHRTFARDLTRRAMLPYYREFDLLWIEEAFDEAWSWREQWLVMEQGQVLGFCSLSQDRQALFIRELHLLPEHRGRGIGAWALETLAQWAGQRRLPLLRLMVFKSNPARQLYLRHGFMEMGEDECFVRMQRAVGVEC; translated from the coding sequence ATGCCTCTTGAACTGGTCCCGGCCACCGACGCCCATCGCACCTTCGCCCGCGATCTGACCCGCCGCGCCATGCTGCCGTACTACCGGGAATTCGACCTGCTGTGGATCGAGGAAGCCTTCGATGAAGCTTGGAGCTGGCGCGAACAGTGGCTGGTGATGGAGCAGGGGCAGGTGCTGGGTTTCTGCAGTCTCAGCCAGGATCGCCAGGCGTTGTTCATCCGCGAGTTGCACCTGCTTCCCGAGCACAGAGGGCGGGGGATCGGTGCCTGGGCATTGGAGACCCTGGCCCAATGGGCGGGGCAACGGCGACTGCCCTTGCTGCGGTTGATGGTGTTCAAAAGCAACCCCGCGCGTCAGCTCTATTTGCGCCACGGCTTCATGGAGATGGGCGAAGACGAATGCTTCGTGCGCATGCAGCGGGCGGTCGGCGTCGAGTGCTGA
- a CDS encoding DUF488 domain-containing protein, translated as MIRCKRVYDPIEAEDGQRVLVDRLWPRNKRRDDLHGQWLREVAPTDELRKAFHHGEVDFAGFTQRYQQELAAHPEHWYPLLDLAAKGTLTLLYAGKDTEHNNAVVLAGWLEDELERRGPGSSPVCYAP; from the coding sequence GTGATCCGCTGCAAACGTGTCTACGATCCCATTGAGGCCGAGGATGGTCAGCGGGTGCTGGTCGATCGCCTGTGGCCGCGAAATAAACGCAGGGACGACCTCCACGGACAATGGTTGCGAGAGGTGGCGCCGACCGATGAACTGCGTAAGGCGTTTCATCATGGCGAGGTGGATTTCGCCGGTTTCACCCAGCGCTACCAGCAGGAGCTGGCGGCCCATCCCGAGCACTGGTACCCCCTGCTGGACCTCGCCGCCAAGGGCACCTTGACCTTGCTCTATGCCGGCAAGGACACCGAGCACAACAATGCCGTGGTGCTGGCCGGGTGGCTGGAGGATGAGCTCGAACGCCGCGGGCCAGGAAGCTCTCCGGTGTGCTATGCCCCCTAG
- a CDS encoding inorganic phosphate transporter translates to MATSSLANRDARPQLSHRPGRATLTLFIGLLLAAVAYTAWSLKQDVSASGTVVTTFTPFLLLGLALLIALGFEFVNGFHDTANAVATVIYTHSLPAPVAVVWSGLCNFLGVLLSSGAVAFAIIALLPVELILQVGSTAGFAMVFALLLAAIIWNLGTWWLGLPASSSHTLIGSIIGVGVANALMHGRAGTSGVDWSQASKVGYALLFSPLIGFACAALLLLALRLLVKRRELYEAPQGQTPPPWWIRGVLILTCTGVSFAHGSNDGQKGMGLIMLILVGTLPMAYALNKTMPTEQAQQFSAVAQSTRQALVRSAPQAAPADPRQALIAFIAEPKASPQLVPALAALSGMIGEQVKGYGSLNRVPAEAMANVRNDMYLASETIRIIDKQQLARFDADTHRQVSVFKQQLDDATRYIPLWVKVVVAIALGLGTMVGWRRIVVTVGEKIGKTHLSYAQGASAEVVAMCTIGAADLFGLPVSTTHVLSSGVAGTMVANGSGIQRRTLFNLLMAWVLTLPAAMLLAGCLYWLLCQVF, encoded by the coding sequence ATGGCAACCTCGTCACTGGCCAACCGCGACGCCCGTCCGCAGTTGTCGCACAGACCCGGCCGCGCCACCCTCACGTTGTTCATCGGCCTGCTGCTGGCCGCAGTGGCCTACACCGCCTGGAGCCTGAAACAGGATGTCAGCGCCAGCGGCACCGTCGTCACCACCTTCACTCCCTTCCTGCTGCTGGGCCTGGCGCTGCTGATCGCCCTGGGTTTCGAGTTCGTCAATGGCTTCCATGACACGGCCAATGCGGTCGCCACGGTGATCTATACCCATTCCTTGCCAGCGCCGGTGGCGGTGGTGTGGTCTGGCCTGTGCAATTTCCTTGGGGTGCTGCTGTCCAGCGGCGCCGTGGCATTCGCCATCATTGCGCTGCTGCCAGTGGAGCTGATCCTGCAGGTGGGCTCCACGGCCGGCTTCGCCATGGTGTTCGCCCTGCTGCTGGCGGCGATCATCTGGAACCTGGGCACCTGGTGGCTGGGCCTGCCTGCATCGTCTTCACACACCTTGATCGGTTCGATCATCGGCGTCGGCGTGGCCAACGCCCTGATGCATGGGCGCGCAGGCACCAGCGGAGTGGACTGGAGCCAGGCGAGCAAGGTGGGTTATGCCCTGCTGTTCTCGCCGCTGATTGGCTTCGCCTGCGCCGCCTTGCTGTTGCTGGCACTGCGTCTGCTGGTCAAGCGTCGTGAGCTGTACGAGGCACCGCAAGGGCAGACACCTCCCCCTTGGTGGATTCGCGGCGTGTTGATCCTGACCTGCACCGGCGTGTCGTTCGCTCATGGATCCAACGACGGCCAGAAAGGCATGGGGCTGATCATGCTGATTCTGGTCGGCACCCTGCCGATGGCGTACGCGCTGAACAAGACCATGCCCACCGAGCAGGCACAACAGTTCTCCGCCGTTGCCCAAAGCACCCGTCAAGCGTTGGTGCGCAGTGCGCCTCAAGCCGCCCCGGCCGACCCACGCCAGGCGCTGATCGCCTTCATTGCCGAGCCCAAGGCGAGCCCGCAGCTGGTCCCCGCATTGGCCGCACTCAGCGGGATGATCGGCGAGCAGGTCAAAGGCTATGGCTCCCTCAACCGAGTGCCAGCCGAAGCCATGGCCAACGTGCGCAACGACATGTATCTGGCAAGCGAAACCATCCGCATCATCGACAAACAACAGTTGGCACGCTTCGATGCCGATACCCATCGCCAGGTAAGCGTGTTCAAACAGCAATTGGACGATGCCACTCGCTACATACCGCTGTGGGTCAAGGTAGTGGTCGCCATCGCACTGGGCCTGGGCACCATGGTGGGCTGGCGACGCATCGTCGTCACCGTGGGCGAAAAGATCGGCAAGACCCACCTGAGCTATGCCCAGGGTGCCTCGGCGGAGGTGGTGGCCATGTGCACCATTGGCGCGGCGGACCTTTTCGGCCTGCCGGTATCGACCACCCATGTGCTGTCGTCGGGCGTCGCGGGCACCATGGTGGCGAACGGGTCGGGCATCCAGCGGCGGACACTGTTCAATCTATTGATGGCCTGGGTATTGACCTTGCCGGCAGCCATGCTGCTGGCCGGATGCCTGTACTGGCTACTGTGCCAGGTATTCTGA
- a CDS encoding glutathione S-transferase N-terminal domain-containing protein, with amino-acid sequence MADLSAFPITRKWPARHPERLQLYSLPTPNGVKVSIMLEEIGLPYEVHKISFDNDDQMSPEFISLSANNKIPAILDPNGPNGQPLPLFESGAILQYLAEKTGQLLSQDPATRYQTLQWLMFQMGGIGPMFGQVGFFHFFAGKDYEDKRPRDRYVNESRRLLGVLDRHLAGREWMVDTYSIADIAIFPWVRNLVERYNARELVRFDEFKQVRRVLEAFLARPAVQRGLKIPA; translated from the coding sequence ATGGCCGATCTCAGCGCTTTTCCCATCACCCGCAAGTGGCCGGCGCGTCATCCCGAGCGCCTGCAGTTGTATTCCTTGCCCACGCCCAACGGCGTCAAGGTCTCGATCATGCTGGAGGAGATCGGCCTGCCCTACGAGGTGCACAAGATCAGCTTCGACAACGATGACCAAATGAGCCCTGAGTTCATCTCGTTGAGCGCCAACAACAAGATTCCTGCCATCCTCGACCCCAACGGCCCGAACGGCCAGCCGTTGCCGTTGTTCGAGTCCGGCGCGATCCTGCAGTACCTGGCCGAGAAAACCGGCCAGTTGCTCAGCCAGGATCCGGCTACCCGCTACCAGACCCTCCAATGGCTGATGTTCCAGATGGGGGGCATCGGGCCGATGTTCGGTCAGGTCGGGTTCTTCCATTTCTTCGCTGGCAAGGATTACGAGGACAAGCGTCCGCGAGACCGTTATGTCAATGAATCGCGACGCCTGCTGGGCGTGCTCGACCGGCACCTGGCCGGGCGCGAATGGATGGTGGACACGTACAGCATCGCCGACATCGCCATCTTCCCTTGGGTGCGCAACCTGGTGGAGCGCTACAACGCACGGGAGCTGGTGCGGTTCGATGAGTTCAAGCAGGTGCGGCGGGTGCTGGAGGCCTTCCTGGCCCGGCCTGCGGTGCAGCGGGGCCTGAAGATTCCAGCCTGA
- a CDS encoding OmpA family protein, translated as MSKSYLLPCASVLALALAGCSATPENANLLEAREAYSVLQGKPDASRLAALETQEAYRALGKAELASLKDRKGEQVGQLAYLANRKIETAEQTIVLRQAEAGLQRIEAQRTEARLQVRTAQLKALQSLKSKQTERGTVVTFGDVLFDTGRAQLRPSSDRDIQKLAAFLNDNPERKVLVEGFTDATGSDAFNQKLSEQRAASVATALRRQGVEPERITTGGYGKEYPVASNADAQARQLNRRVEVIISRGAERVPTRY; from the coding sequence ATGTCCAAATCGTATCTGTTGCCTTGTGCATCGGTGCTCGCACTGGCGCTGGCCGGTTGTAGTGCGACGCCAGAAAACGCAAACCTGCTGGAGGCCCGCGAGGCGTATTCGGTCCTGCAAGGCAAACCGGATGCCAGCCGCCTTGCCGCCCTGGAAACCCAGGAAGCCTACCGCGCCCTGGGCAAAGCCGAACTGGCCTCGCTCAAGGACCGCAAAGGGGAGCAGGTCGGGCAACTCGCCTATCTGGCCAACCGCAAGATCGAGACGGCCGAGCAGACCATCGTGCTGCGCCAGGCCGAAGCCGGCCTGCAGCGGATCGAGGCCCAGCGCACTGAGGCACGTCTTCAGGTGCGTACCGCCCAGCTCAAAGCGTTGCAATCGCTCAAGTCCAAGCAGACCGAGCGCGGTACCGTCGTGACGTTCGGCGATGTGCTGTTCGACACCGGTCGCGCGCAACTGCGTCCCAGCAGCGATCGCGATATCCAGAAGCTGGCCGCATTCCTGAACGACAACCCTGAACGCAAGGTGCTGGTCGAAGGCTTCACCGATGCCACCGGCAGCGATGCGTTCAACCAGAAACTGTCCGAACAGCGCGCGGCCTCCGTGGCGACGGCGTTGCGCCGTCAGGGTGTCGAGCCTGAGCGGATCACCACCGGCGGTTATGGCAAGGAGTACCCGGTTGCCTCCAATGCCGATGCGCAAGCCCGGCAGCTCAATCGCCGTGTGGAGGTGATCATCTCTCGGGGTGCAGAGCGCGTTCCGACGCGGTACTGA
- a CDS encoding DUF4398 domain-containing protein, whose translation MRARSIRNLLPLGGLLLALGGCASVVVPTEQIELTRHAVNRAVAADATQYAPVEMRAAQDKLNAMERALGQQDLAQVRTLAEQAEADASFAERKTQASKAQAQLNAAREGIEVLKREMLEAPDTLPAVTAE comes from the coding sequence ATGCGTGCCAGATCCATCCGCAACCTCTTGCCTCTGGGCGGTCTGTTATTGGCCCTGGGCGGTTGCGCCAGTGTTGTCGTGCCGACCGAACAGATCGAGCTGACCCGTCATGCGGTCAATCGTGCCGTGGCCGCCGATGCGACCCAATATGCGCCTGTCGAAATGCGTGCGGCCCAGGACAAACTCAACGCCATGGAGCGGGCCTTGGGCCAACAGGACCTGGCTCAGGTCCGCACCCTCGCCGAACAAGCCGAGGCCGACGCCAGCTTCGCCGAGCGCAAGACTCAGGCGAGCAAGGCCCAGGCGCAACTCAACGCTGCCCGCGAAGGTATCGAAGTGCTCAAGCGGGAAATGCTCGAAGCCCCCGACACCCTGCCTGCCGTGACTGCCGAATAA
- a CDS encoding PaaI family thioesterase: protein MNEHVLSLQELAAPEGTCYGCGCSHPSGLHIKSHWDEDGVHLICRHSPDSGFIGWPGLVYGGFLAMLVDCHSNWTAMAYHYRAEGREAGSLPRIDCVTGTLSLTYLKPTPMGVELVLKARVEGEVGRKTRVICEVWAGDVLTVTADSVFVRVDTEKLKLKAHGLS from the coding sequence ATGAACGAACACGTACTTTCCCTGCAGGAACTGGCCGCCCCGGAGGGTACCTGCTATGGCTGTGGCTGCTCGCACCCCAGCGGCCTGCACATCAAGAGCCATTGGGATGAGGATGGTGTCCACCTGATCTGTCGTCACTCGCCTGACAGCGGTTTTATCGGCTGGCCTGGGCTGGTCTATGGGGGCTTCCTGGCCATGCTGGTGGATTGCCATTCCAACTGGACGGCCATGGCCTATCACTACCGGGCCGAGGGGCGCGAAGCGGGGAGCCTGCCGCGTATCGACTGCGTCACGGGCACGCTCAGCCTGACGTACCTCAAGCCCACCCCGATGGGCGTGGAACTGGTGCTCAAGGCGCGTGTGGAGGGTGAGGTCGGGCGCAAGACCCGGGTTATCTGCGAAGTCTGGGCGGGCGATGTACTGACCGTGACGGCTGATTCAGTGTTCGTACGCGTGGATACCGAGAAGCTCAAACTCAAGGCTCATGGTTTGTCTTGA
- a CDS encoding amino acid permease, which translates to MASPHPKKQRSLQHGLTSRQVSMISIAGIIGAGLFIGSSNAIATAGPAILISYAMTGLLVLLVMRMLGEMAIANPNSGSFSTYAAEAIGPWAGFTIGWLYWWFWVLIIPVEAIAGADILHAYFPGVPSWLFAFLIMVVLSATNLISVKNFGEFEYWFALVKVIAILAFIGVCSMAVFGVWPLAEVSGVSHLWASGGFMPNGFGTVLGGVLITIFSFFGAEIVTIAADETSNPKDKIRRATNLVVYRIAIFYLASIFLVVSLVAWNDPGLKAVGSFQRVLEVLNVPGAKLMVDLVVLVAVTSCMNSGLYTASRMLYSLGARGEAPRMIKRISGNGVPTVAVVLSTLAGFVGCFVNYVLPGKVFGFLLSTTGAIALLVYLVIAVSQLRMRARAEREGTELALKMWLFPWLTWLVIGLIVMVLGYMLFSDAYRYETLMTAGVTCFILLIALTRRRGMSVLAPTH; encoded by the coding sequence ATGGCATCGCCACACCCAAAGAAACAGCGCTCACTGCAGCATGGCCTGACCTCGCGCCAGGTTTCCATGATTTCCATCGCCGGCATCATCGGGGCCGGTCTGTTCATCGGCTCTTCCAACGCCATCGCCACCGCGGGCCCCGCGATCCTGATCTCCTACGCCATGACGGGTTTGCTGGTCTTGCTGGTGATGCGCATGCTGGGCGAAATGGCCATTGCCAACCCCAACAGCGGTTCATTCTCCACCTATGCCGCCGAGGCTATTGGGCCATGGGCGGGTTTCACCATTGGCTGGCTGTACTGGTGGTTTTGGGTGCTGATCATTCCGGTCGAAGCTATTGCCGGCGCGGACATCCTCCATGCGTACTTCCCCGGCGTGCCGTCCTGGTTGTTCGCGTTCCTGATCATGGTCGTGCTGTCGGCCACCAACCTGATCAGCGTGAAGAATTTCGGTGAATTCGAGTACTGGTTCGCGCTGGTCAAAGTGATCGCCATCCTTGCTTTCATCGGCGTCTGCAGCATGGCGGTGTTCGGTGTCTGGCCGCTGGCGGAGGTCTCCGGTGTCAGCCACCTGTGGGCCAGTGGTGGTTTCATGCCCAACGGCTTTGGCACGGTGCTCGGCGGCGTGTTGATCACCATCTTCTCGTTCTTTGGCGCCGAGATCGTCACCATTGCCGCCGACGAGACCTCCAACCCGAAAGACAAGATTCGCCGCGCCACCAACCTGGTGGTGTATCGCATCGCCATCTTCTACCTGGCCTCGATCTTCCTGGTGGTGTCGTTGGTGGCCTGGAATGACCCGGGCCTGAAGGCGGTGGGGTCCTTCCAGCGCGTACTCGAGGTCCTGAATGTGCCAGGGGCCAAGCTCATGGTTGACCTGGTGGTGCTGGTGGCGGTCACCAGCTGCATGAACTCCGGTCTCTATACCGCCTCGCGCATGCTCTACTCGCTGGGCGCGCGTGGTGAGGCACCGCGGATGATCAAGCGCATCTCCGGCAATGGCGTGCCGACCGTGGCAGTGGTGCTGTCGACACTGGCGGGCTTCGTCGGCTGCTTCGTCAACTACGTGCTGCCTGGCAAGGTGTTCGGTTTCCTGTTGTCCACCACCGGCGCCATCGCCTTGTTGGTGTACCTGGTGATCGCCGTCTCGCAGTTGCGCATGCGTGCCCGTGCCGAACGCGAAGGCACGGAGCTTGCTCTGAAGATGTGGTTGTTCCCTTGGCTCACCTGGCTGGTGATCGGGCTGATCGTCATGGTGCTGGGCTACATGCTGTTCAGCGATGCCTACCGCTACGAGACCTTGATGACGGCGGGGGTGACCTGCTTCATCCTGCTGATCGCCTTGACCCGTCGGCGTGGGATGTCGGTGCTGGCTCCGACTCATTGA